The following are encoded in a window of Pedobacter cryoconitis genomic DNA:
- the rpsS gene encoding 30S ribosomal protein S19, with protein MARSIKKGPYIDHNVEKKVVSMNDSGKKSVIKTWSRRSMISPDFVGHTFAVHNGNKFIPVYVTENMVGHKLGEFAPTRTFRGHSEKKK; from the coding sequence ATGGCTCGTTCGATTAAAAAAGGACCTTATATTGACCATAACGTAGAGAAGAAAGTAGTATCTATGAATGATTCAGGCAAAAAGTCTGTCATTAAAACTTGGTCACGCAGATCAATGATCTCACCAGATTTTGTGGGTCATACATTTGCAGTGCATAACGGTAATAAATTTATACCGGTATACGTAACAGAAAACATGGTTGGTCACAAGCTGGGAGAGTTTGCTCCAACCAGAACATTTAGGGGTCACTCTGAAAAGAAAAAATAA
- the rplP gene encoding 50S ribosomal protein L16, with the protein MLQPKRTKFRKMQKGRMKGLATRGAELSFGSFGIKSLEATWITSRQIEAARIAVTRFMKREGQVWIRIFPDKPVTKKPAEVRMGKGKGAPEYWVAVVRPGRIIFEAEGVSLEVAKEAMRLAAQKLPIQTKFVVRRDYVEA; encoded by the coding sequence ATGTTACAGCCAAAAAGAACGAAGTTCAGAAAGATGCAAAAGGGCAGAATGAAGGGTTTAGCTACACGTGGAGCTGAATTATCATTCGGGTCTTTCGGGATTAAATCTTTAGAGGCGACCTGGATTACAAGTCGTCAGATAGAGGCAGCCCGTATTGCGGTAACTCGTTTCATGAAACGTGAAGGCCAAGTGTGGATTAGAATTTTCCCGGACAAACCGGTTACTAAGAAACCAGCTGAAGTACGTATGGGTAAAGGTAAAGGTGCTCCAGAGTACTGGGTAGCTGTTGTTAGACCAGGACGCATCATTTTTGAAGCTGAAGGTGTATCGTTAGAAGTTGCTAAAGAAGCAATGAGATTAGCTGCTCAAAAATTACCTATCCAAACAAAGTTTGTAGTACGTAGAGATTACGTAGAAGCATAA
- the rplW gene encoding 50S ribosomal protein L23, with translation MEFLKKPILTEKASALTEKSSRFTFQVEHKANKLQIKQAIEKMYGVNILAINTMIVNGKLKSRNTKGGLVTGRSPKYKKAIVTLAAGETIDYYANI, from the coding sequence ATGGAATTTTTAAAAAAACCAATACTAACCGAAAAAGCGTCTGCACTTACAGAAAAGTCAAGCCGTTTTACTTTCCAGGTTGAACACAAAGCAAACAAATTGCAAATTAAACAAGCTATCGAAAAAATGTATGGTGTTAACATCCTTGCAATCAATACTATGATTGTAAACGGAAAGTTAAAATCAAGAAATACAAAAGGTGGTTTAGTTACGGGTCGTAGCCCGAAATACAAAAAAGCGATTGTTACTCTGGCAGCAGGTGAAACAATTGATTATTACGCGAACATTTAA
- the rpsN gene encoding 30S ribosomal protein S14, with translation MAKEGVKAREIKRQRLVAKYADKRAELKAAGDFEGLDKLPKNSSPVRLHNRCKLTGRPRGYMRTFGISRVTFRDMALAGKIPGVTKASW, from the coding sequence ATGGCAAAAGAAGGTGTAAAAGCTCGCGAAATTAAGCGCCAGAGATTGGTAGCTAAGTATGCTGACAAACGTGCAGAATTAAAAGCTGCAGGTGATTTCGAAGGATTAGATAAGTTACCAAAAAACTCATCACCAGTACGTTTACACAACCGTTGTAAATTAACTGGCCGTCCACGTGGTTACATGCGTACTTTCGGTATATCAAGGGTTACATTCCGTGATATGGCATTAGCAGGAAAAATTCCTGGAGTTACCAAAGCAAGCTGGTAA
- the rplF gene encoding 50S ribosomal protein L6: MSRIGKAPINVPAGVTITVDKDNLVTVKGPKGELQQAVDADITVSQEDGVVTVTRPTEQKRHKALHGLYRSLLNNMVIGVTEGYKISQELVGVGYRATNTGNTLDLVLGFSHHYVFQLPEEIKVTTTSEKGQTPKIILESIDKQLIGQVAAKIRSLRAPEPYKGKGIKFVGEVLRRKAGKSASKK; the protein is encoded by the coding sequence ATGTCAAGAATAGGAAAAGCCCCAATTAATGTACCTGCTGGAGTAACAATTACAGTTGATAAAGATAATTTAGTAACTGTAAAAGGCCCAAAAGGTGAATTACAACAAGCAGTTGATGCAGACATCACTGTTTCTCAGGAAGACGGTGTAGTTACTGTAACTCGCCCGACTGAACAAAAAAGACACAAAGCATTGCATGGTTTATACCGTTCATTGTTAAACAATATGGTTATTGGTGTAACAGAAGGTTATAAAATCTCTCAGGAATTAGTTGGTGTGGGTTACCGCGCAACTAACACAGGTAATACACTTGATCTTGTTTTAGGTTTCTCTCACCATTATGTATTCCAATTACCGGAAGAGATTAAAGTTACTACGACTTCAGAAAAAGGTCAGACTCCTAAAATCATTTTAGAAAGTATTGACAAACAACTGATCGGTCAAGTAGCAGCGAAAATACGCTCGTTACGTGCACCAGAGCCATATAAAGGTAAAGGTATCAAGTTTGTAGGCGAAGTGTTAAGAAGAAAAGCAGGTAAATCAGCTTCTAAAAAATAA
- the rpsH gene encoding 30S ribosomal protein S8, which translates to MNTDPIADYLTRVRNAIKANHRIVEIPASNLKKEITKVLFDKGYIANYKFEETTVQGTIKIALKYNPITKIPAIRTLARISKPGLRQYAGVDNMPRVLNGLGIAILSTSKGVMTDKEAARLNIGGEVLCHVY; encoded by the coding sequence ATGAATACAGATCCAATAGCAGATTATCTTACAAGAGTAAGAAATGCCATTAAGGCAAATCACAGAATTGTAGAAATTCCTGCATCAAATCTTAAAAAGGAAATTACTAAAGTACTTTTTGACAAAGGTTACATTGCCAACTACAAGTTCGAGGAAACTACTGTACAAGGAACGATTAAAATCGCTTTGAAATACAATCCAATAACTAAAATACCTGCTATCCGCACTTTAGCGCGTATCAGCAAACCAGGTTTAAGGCAGTATGCAGGCGTTGATAATATGCCAAGAGTATTGAACGGTTTAGGTATCGCTATCTTGTCTACTTCTAAAGGAGTTATGACAGATAAAGAAGCGGCCAGACTAAACATTGGTGGCGAAGTTTTGTGTCACGTTTATTAA
- the rplR gene encoding 50S ribosomal protein L18, with protein sequence MAGKKLSRRDRIKKGIRKRLTGSESRPRLSVYRSNKGIYAQIINDVTGSTIVSASSLSKDFSSNGNKSEQSVAVGKLVAEKAIAAGIKEVVFDRNGYLYHGRVKSLAEGAREAGLVF encoded by the coding sequence ATGGCAGGGAAAAAATTATCTCGTAGAGATCGTATAAAAAAAGGAATCAGAAAAAGACTTACCGGTTCTGAAAGCCGTCCACGTTTATCAGTTTATAGAAGCAATAAAGGAATTTATGCTCAAATCATTAACGACGTAACTGGAAGCACAATCGTATCAGCATCATCATTATCTAAAGATTTTTCTAGTAATGGTAACAAATCAGAGCAATCTGTAGCTGTAGGTAAATTAGTAGCTGAAAAAGCAATCGCAGCTGGCATTAAAGAAGTTGTTTTCGATAGAAATGGCTATTTATACCATGGTCGCGTAAAATCGTTGGCAGAAGGTGCCCGTGAAGCTGGTTTAGTATTTTAA
- the rplC gene encoding 50S ribosomal protein L3, which yields MSGIIGKKVGMTSIFDADGKNIPCTVIEAGPCVVTQVKTAEKDGYVSVQLGFDEAKEKNTTKPLKGHFAKASTTPKRKLVEFEPFEESLNLGDTVTVNIFAEGDFVDVVGTSKGKGFQGVVKRHGFAGVGGQTHGQHNRMRAPGSLGAASYPARVFKGMRMAGRMGGDRVKVQNLQVLKVYADQNLVVVSGSIPGAKGSYVILDK from the coding sequence ATGTCAGGTATTATTGGAAAAAAAGTAGGAATGACCAGCATTTTCGACGCCGATGGAAAAAACATTCCATGTACGGTGATCGAAGCTGGGCCTTGTGTTGTAACACAGGTTAAGACCGCAGAGAAAGACGGTTACGTTTCAGTTCAGTTAGGCTTCGATGAAGCTAAAGAAAAGAACACCACCAAGCCTTTAAAAGGCCACTTTGCGAAAGCAAGCACAACTCCAAAACGTAAGTTGGTAGAATTTGAACCGTTTGAGGAATCGTTGAATTTAGGCGATACTGTTACGGTTAACATTTTTGCTGAAGGCGATTTTGTTGATGTAGTTGGTACTTCGAAAGGTAAAGGTTTTCAAGGTGTTGTGAAACGCCATGGATTTGCGGGTGTGGGTGGACAAACTCACGGTCAGCATAACAGAATGCGTGCGCCAGGTTCATTGGGTGCAGCTTCGTATCCAGCACGTGTATTTAAAGGTATGCGTATGGCAGGTAGAATGGGTGGAGATAGAGTGAAGGTTCAGAACTTACAGGTTTTGAAAGTTTATGCAGATCAAAATCTTGTTGTAGTTAGTGGTTCCATTCCAGGAGCTAAAGGTTCTTACGTAATCTTAGACAAGTAA
- a CDS encoding DUF1634 domain-containing protein, giving the protein MKQTGKHYFADKDIQVILGTLLRVGVIASMLVVFIGGVIYLSGYSREIIDYSVFNPSKAKYSSILAIFQGLSALDGRAIIQFGTLLLIFTPVTRVVFSIFGFLIERDYLYVLIGVFVLCVILISLSNKLVG; this is encoded by the coding sequence ATGAAGCAAACGGGTAAACATTATTTCGCGGATAAAGATATACAAGTCATTCTGGGCACTTTGCTCCGGGTAGGGGTGATCGCTTCGATGCTGGTGGTTTTTATCGGAGGAGTGATTTATCTGAGCGGATATAGCCGTGAAATCATTGATTACAGCGTTTTTAATCCTTCGAAAGCAAAATATTCTTCAATTCTGGCTATCTTTCAGGGCTTAAGTGCTTTAGATGGAAGAGCTATCATACAATTCGGAACTTTACTCCTGATTTTTACCCCGGTTACACGTGTCGTTTTTTCGATTTTCGGCTTCCTGATTGAGCGCGATTATTTGTATGTGCTGATTGGCGTGTTTGTATTGTGTGTAATTCTGATCAGTTTGAGTAACAAGCTGGTAGGATAA
- the rplN gene encoding 50S ribosomal protein L14 produces the protein MVQQESRLNVADNSGAKQVLVIRVLGGTGKRYASIGDKIVVTVKSALPSGNIKKGTVSKAVVVRTKKEIRRKDGSYIRFDDNAAVLLNAQDEPRGTRIFGPVARELREKQFMKIVSLAPEVL, from the coding sequence ATGGTACAACAGGAATCAAGATTAAACGTAGCCGACAATAGCGGCGCAAAACAAGTATTGGTTATCCGTGTACTTGGTGGAACCGGAAAGAGATACGCTTCTATTGGTGACAAAATCGTTGTTACCGTTAAAAGTGCATTGCCTTCAGGTAACATTAAAAAAGGAACCGTTTCTAAAGCAGTTGTTGTAAGAACAAAGAAAGAGATCAGACGTAAAGATGGTTCTTACATCCGTTTCGACGATAATGCAGCAGTCTTATTAAATGCACAAGATGAGCCGCGTGGAACACGTATTTTTGGCCCGGTAGCGAGAGAACTGCGTGAGAAACAATTCATGAAGATTGTATCATTAGCACCGGAGGTATTATAA
- the rplD gene encoding 50S ribosomal protein L4, whose amino-acid sequence MELNVVNISGKETGAKVQLPESVFGVTPSDHAIYLDVKQYLANQRQGTHKSKQRNEIAGSTRKLYKQKGTGGARAGSIKSPLFNGGGRVFGPQPRDYSFKLNKKLKSLARKSALSYKAQDSNILVLEDFTFDSIKTKNYIALVNALSLTGEKTLLVLPVQDNNIYLSSRNIQKVKVITVDQINTYDVLNCGKLLLTANTVKTLEEAFAK is encoded by the coding sequence ATGGAATTAAATGTAGTAAACATTTCAGGAAAAGAGACAGGTGCCAAGGTGCAACTTCCTGAGTCGGTATTTGGTGTAACACCTAGCGATCATGCAATTTATTTAGATGTTAAACAGTATTTGGCTAATCAACGTCAGGGTACTCACAAGTCTAAACAACGTAATGAAATCGCTGGTTCAACACGTAAATTGTATAAACAAAAAGGAACTGGTGGTGCTCGTGCGGGTAGTATCAAATCTCCATTGTTTAATGGTGGTGGTCGTGTATTCGGTCCTCAACCACGTGATTACAGTTTTAAACTGAACAAAAAATTAAAATCACTGGCACGTAAATCTGCGTTGTCATATAAAGCTCAGGATTCAAACATCCTTGTTTTAGAAGATTTTACTTTTGATTCAATCAAAACTAAAAATTACATCGCTTTAGTTAATGCGTTAAGCTTAACTGGTGAGAAAACTTTATTGGTTTTACCTGTTCAGGATAACAATATTTATTTATCAAGCAGAAACATCCAGAAAGTAAAAGTAATTACTGTAGATCAGATCAATACATATGATGTATTAAACTGTGGTAAACTTTTATTAACTGCAAACACTGTTAAAACATTGGAGGAGGCATTTGCCAAGTAA
- the rplV gene encoding 50S ribosomal protein L22, whose amino-acid sequence MEAVAKLNNCPTSPRKMRLVVDLIRGERVEKALHILKFTNKEAAIRVEKLLLSAIKNWETKNEGSRPEENQLYVKTIMVGGGRQLKRLRPAPQGRGYRIRKRSNHVTLIVDSKNVETQTN is encoded by the coding sequence ATGGAAGCAGTAGCGAAATTAAACAATTGTCCAACCTCACCACGTAAGATGCGTTTGGTTGTAGATCTTATCAGAGGTGAGCGTGTTGAGAAAGCATTACATATTTTAAAATTTACCAATAAAGAAGCGGCAATACGAGTTGAAAAACTTTTGTTATCAGCAATCAAAAACTGGGAAACTAAAAATGAAGGTTCTCGCCCTGAAGAAAACCAATTATACGTGAAAACGATAATGGTTGGTGGCGGCCGTCAGTTGAAAAGACTGAGACCAGCACCTCAAGGTCGTGGTTACAGAATACGTAAGCGTTCTAACCATGTAACTTTGATAGTAGATAGTAAAAACGTTGAAACTCAAACTAATTAG
- the rpsQ gene encoding 30S ribosomal protein S17, whose amino-acid sequence MERQLRKTRTGLVVSNKMDKSVVVAVERKVKHPIYGKFVKKTTKFMAHDEKNDCGIGDTVLIMETRPLSKNKNWRLVEILERAK is encoded by the coding sequence ATGGAAAGACAATTAAGAAAAACAAGAACCGGGTTGGTGGTAAGCAACAAAATGGATAAATCTGTTGTTGTAGCGGTAGAACGTAAAGTGAAACACCCGATCTATGGTAAGTTTGTTAAGAAAACTACCAAATTTATGGCTCATGACGAGAAAAACGATTGTGGTATTGGTGATACAGTACTTATCATGGAGACTCGTCCGCTGAGTAAAAACAAGAACTGGAGATTAGTGGAAATTTTAGAGAGGGCTAAATAA
- the rpsE gene encoding 30S ribosomal protein S5: protein MSTINIKRVKTSEVELKDRLVSIQRVAKVTKGGRTFSFSAIVVVGDENGIVGYGLGKAKEVTEAIAKGIDDAKKNLVKVPLLNGTVPHEQIGKFSGGFVLIKPAAVGTGVIAGGAMRAVLESAGVHNVLAKSKGSSNPHNVVKATVDALTKMRDAYTIAQQRGVDLNKVFNG from the coding sequence ATGTCAACTATCAATATAAAAAGAGTTAAGACTAGCGAGGTCGAATTAAAAGACCGTTTAGTTAGTATACAACGTGTTGCCAAAGTAACCAAAGGTGGACGTACTTTCAGTTTCTCAGCTATCGTAGTTGTTGGAGATGAAAACGGAATCGTAGGTTATGGTTTAGGTAAAGCAAAAGAGGTAACTGAAGCAATTGCTAAAGGTATCGATGATGCTAAAAAGAACTTGGTAAAAGTTCCTTTATTAAACGGTACTGTTCCTCACGAACAAATCGGTAAATTCTCAGGTGGTTTTGTATTAATCAAACCAGCAGCAGTAGGTACAGGTGTTATCGCGGGTGGTGCAATGCGTGCTGTTTTAGAGAGTGCTGGTGTACACAACGTATTAGCAAAATCAAAAGGTTCATCAAATCCTCACAACGTGGTAAAAGCAACAGTAGATGCTTTAACAAAAATGCGTGATGCTTATACCATCGCTCAGCAACGTGGTGTTGATTTAAACAAAGTTTTTAACGGATAA
- the rplX gene encoding 50S ribosomal protein L24, with product MKNKVTVQPKIKIRKGDLVKVIAGDSRGQEGKVLSVLITKSRILIEGVNLVSKHTKPNAANPNGGIIKKEAALHISNVALIDPKSGKTTRVGRKLNAAGKLVRVSKKSGEEIK from the coding sequence ATGAAAAATAAAGTAACTGTTCAACCAAAAATTAAAATCCGTAAAGGAGATTTAGTAAAGGTTATCGCTGGTGATTCAAGAGGCCAGGAAGGTAAAGTGCTTTCAGTATTAATTACTAAAAGCAGGATACTGATAGAAGGTGTTAACCTTGTGTCTAAACATACAAAACCAAATGCTGCTAATCCTAACGGAGGTATCATTAAAAAAGAGGCTGCTCTTCATATTTCTAACGTTGCGTTAATTGATCCTAAATCAGGAAAAACTACGCGTGTTGGCAGAAAGCTTAACGCTGCTGGGAAATTAGTTAGGGTATCTAAAAAATCAGGAGAGGAGATCAAATAA
- the rpmC gene encoding 50S ribosomal protein L29 — MKNSEITGLSKEELVVRIAEEKENLVKLKFAHTISAIENPTRITKVRKDIARLNTEMTKRNAESASETK; from the coding sequence ATGAAGAACTCAGAAATCACAGGGCTTTCAAAAGAAGAACTAGTAGTCAGGATTGCAGAAGAAAAAGAAAACTTAGTTAAGTTAAAATTTGCACATACAATTTCGGCTATAGAGAATCCTACCCGTATCACTAAGGTAAGAAAAGACATCGCCCGATTAAATACTGAAATGACTAAGCGTAATGCTGAGTCAGCTAGTGAAACTAAATAA
- the rpsC gene encoding 30S ribosomal protein S3 has translation MGQKAHPIGNRLGIIRGWDSNWFGGNNYADKLVEDEKIRKYLSVRIAKGGVAKVVIERTLKRITVTIHTARPGIVIGKAGAEVDKIKEELKKLTKKEIQINIFEIKRPELDAQLVAEGVAKQLEARISFRRAMKSTIASTMRMGAEGIKIMTSGRLGGAEMARNEQYKEGRIPLHTFRADIDYALAEALTTYGKIGVKVWICKGEVYGKRDLSPNIGAVSNAPGKGGRPEGAFGAGGRDRDNRGGGDRRNDNKGGRGRGPGQGGPGQGGPGRDNRGGNTPNRGPRK, from the coding sequence ATGGGACAAAAAGCACATCCAATAGGAAACAGGTTAGGAATCATCAGAGGTTGGGATTCTAACTGGTTCGGTGGCAACAACTATGCTGACAAATTAGTTGAGGACGAAAAAATAAGAAAATATCTTTCTGTGCGTATCGCAAAAGGAGGAGTAGCTAAAGTAGTTATCGAACGTACGTTAAAACGTATCACTGTAACTATCCACACTGCCCGTCCAGGTATCGTGATCGGTAAAGCAGGAGCTGAGGTTGATAAGATCAAAGAAGAGTTAAAGAAACTGACTAAAAAGGAAATTCAAATTAACATTTTTGAGATCAAACGTCCTGAGCTTGATGCACAACTGGTAGCAGAAGGTGTAGCAAAACAATTAGAGGCAAGAATCTCTTTCCGTAGAGCCATGAAGTCAACTATCGCATCAACAATGCGTATGGGTGCTGAAGGTATCAAAATAATGACTTCAGGTCGTTTAGGCGGAGCAGAGATGGCTCGTAACGAGCAGTATAAAGAAGGAAGAATTCCTTTGCATACTTTCCGTGCTGATATTGACTATGCATTAGCTGAAGCATTAACTACCTATGGTAAGATTGGTGTTAAAGTATGGATCTGTAAAGGCGAAGTTTATGGTAAACGTGATCTTTCTCCAAACATTGGTGCAGTAAGTAACGCTCCTGGTAAAGGTGGCAGACCTGAAGGTGCTTTTGGTGCAGGTGGCAGAGACAGAGATAACCGTGGCGGTGGTGACAGAAGAAACGACAACAAAGGTGGTCGTGGAAGAGGTCCGGGTCAGGGTGGTCCAGGTCAAGGCGGTCCAGGTAGAGATAATAGAGGCGGAAATACTCCTAACAGAGGTCCTCGTAAATAA
- a CDS encoding sulfite exporter TauE/SafE family protein: MSVLLFTIIVLAGAFLAGLVGSLTGLGGGVIIIPLLTLVLGVDIHYAIGASIVSVIATSSGSAAAYVKEGITNIRIGMFLEIATTISAVIGAVITVYINPGYIAVIFGCILLFSAAMMVRKKVDHSDDRTTGLLANFFKLNGSYPTAGGTVKYGVHNVVGGFIMMFVAGIISGLLGIGSGALKVVAMDNIMRLPFKVSTTTSNFMMGVTAAASAIVYLHRGQIDPGIAMPVTLGVLTGATVGSKLLVKTNTDKLKVIFAVVVTFLALQMIYNGLAGKL, from the coding sequence ATGTCGGTATTACTATTTACAATTATTGTTTTGGCTGGTGCTTTTTTAGCGGGACTGGTTGGTTCTTTAACAGGCTTAGGCGGTGGGGTCATCATAATTCCCCTATTAACACTGGTTTTAGGAGTTGATATCCACTATGCAATCGGTGCTTCTATCGTTTCGGTTATTGCTACTTCTTCCGGTTCAGCGGCGGCCTATGTCAAAGAAGGAATTACCAATATCCGGATTGGGATGTTCCTGGAAATTGCAACGACAATCAGTGCAGTTATAGGGGCAGTAATTACGGTTTATATCAACCCCGGCTATATTGCAGTAATTTTCGGTTGTATACTCCTTTTTTCTGCGGCAATGATGGTACGTAAAAAGGTAGATCATTCGGATGACAGAACAACGGGTTTGTTAGCTAATTTCTTTAAGTTAAACGGAAGTTATCCTACGGCCGGTGGAACGGTTAAGTATGGCGTACATAATGTAGTAGGCGGCTTTATTATGATGTTTGTGGCAGGAATTATTTCCGGATTACTTGGAATTGGCTCAGGGGCTTTAAAAGTAGTGGCTATGGATAATATCATGCGTTTACCTTTTAAAGTGTCTACAACGACCAGTAATTTCATGATGGGGGTTACTGCTGCTGCGAGTGCAATCGTCTATTTACACCGCGGACAAATTGACCCGGGAATAGCAATGCCGGTTACATTAGGCGTGTTAACGGGAGCTACAGTAGGCTCTAAACTATTAGTAAAAACAAATACTGACAAACTTAAAGTTATATTTGCCGTCGTAGTCACTTTCCTGGCGCTGCAAATGATTTATAATGGATTAGCGGGAAAACTGTAA
- the rplB gene encoding 50S ribosomal protein L2: protein MGLRKFKPVTPGTRFRVGASFSEITATKPEKSLVVSSKKSGGRNNTGKMTMRYMGGGHKKSYRLIDFKRDKFDIPATVATVEYDPNRTARIALLHYADGEKRYIISPEGLQVGQKVLSGDTATPEVGNALKLSNIPLGSIVHNVEIHPGRGAQLARSAGAYAQLAARDGKYATLKMPSGETRLILTTCLATIGSVSNSDHANEVLGKAGRKRWLGRRPRTRPVAMNPVDHPMGGGEGRSSGGQPRSRNGMYSKGFKTRQLKKYSNRFIIEKRKK, encoded by the coding sequence ATGGGCTTAAGAAAATTTAAACCAGTCACTCCGGGTACCCGCTTTAGAGTTGGGGCCAGTTTTTCGGAGATTACAGCAACCAAGCCCGAAAAATCATTGGTTGTTTCTTCTAAGAAATCGGGAGGACGTAACAATACAGGAAAGATGACTATGCGCTACATGGGTGGTGGTCACAAAAAATCTTACCGTTTAATTGATTTTAAACGTGATAAGTTTGATATTCCTGCAACAGTTGCTACTGTTGAATACGATCCAAACCGTACTGCACGTATCGCATTATTACATTATGCTGATGGTGAGAAGCGTTACATTATTTCACCAGAAGGCTTACAAGTTGGGCAAAAAGTATTATCAGGTGATACAGCGACTCCAGAAGTTGGAAACGCTTTAAAATTATCAAATATCCCTTTGGGATCAATTGTACACAACGTGGAGATTCATCCAGGTCGTGGTGCTCAATTGGCTCGTAGTGCTGGTGCTTATGCACAATTAGCTGCGCGTGATGGTAAATATGCTACATTGAAAATGCCATCAGGTGAGACAAGATTAATCTTGACTACTTGTTTAGCAACAATCGGATCTGTTTCAAATTCAGATCACGCAAATGAAGTATTAGGTAAAGCAGGTCGTAAACGTTGGTTAGGACGTCGTCCTAGAACACGTCCGGTTGCGATGAACCCTGTCGATCACCCAATGGGTGGTGGTGAAGGTCGTTCATCAGGTGGTCAGCCAAGATCAAGGAATGGTATGTATTCTAAAGGCTTCAAGACCCGTCAACTTAAAAAATACTCAAATCGTTTCATCATAGAGAAAAGGAAGAAATAA
- the rplE gene encoding 50S ribosomal protein L5, with translation MTYIPRLKTKYKEEIVSALKEKFNYKSVMQVPKLEKIAVNQGVGRFSVTDKKIMDSSILEMSTITGQQAVGAKSKKDISNFKLRKGMPVGVRVTLRDNNMFEFLDRLISVALPRIRDFKGINDKGFDGKGNYTLGITEQIIFPEINIDKISKILGMDITFVTSATTDVEALELLKQFGLPFKNQTLNTDQ, from the coding sequence ATGACTTACATACCAAGATTAAAGACTAAATATAAAGAGGAAATTGTATCTGCTCTTAAAGAGAAGTTCAATTACAAAAGCGTAATGCAGGTTCCTAAGTTAGAGAAGATAGCTGTCAACCAAGGTGTTGGTCGTTTCTCTGTAACTGACAAAAAGATTATGGACAGTTCTATTTTAGAAATGAGCACAATCACAGGTCAGCAGGCAGTTGGAGCGAAATCTAAAAAAGATATCTCAAACTTTAAATTACGTAAAGGTATGCCAGTAGGTGTACGTGTAACTTTACGTGACAATAACATGTTTGAGTTTTTAGATCGTTTAATTTCCGTAGCTTTACCACGTATCCGTGATTTCAAAGGTATCAACGATAAAGGATTTGATGGAAAAGGTAATTACACATTAGGTATTACTGAACAAATCATTTTCCCTGAGATCAACATCGACAAAATCTCTAAGATTTTAGGTATGGATATTACCTTTGTAACTTCAGCAACAACTGATGTTGAAGCATTGGAACTTTTAAAGCAATTTGGATTACCGTTTAAAAACCAAACCCTTAATACAGATCAATAA